CGACGATCGGCCAGGCGAGGCGGGCCATCGGGCGGATCAGCCCGCCGCTGGTGAGGGTGCTCTCGGAGTCGGCCACTACGTTTCGAAACGAAGGGAAACGCGAAGAATGTACTGAAACCGATCAGGGCGTCTCGTCGGTCTCGATGGAGAACTCCCCGCGCGGGTAGGCGACGCAGGTCAGCGTGTAGCCCTCGTCGAGTTCGTTCTCGTCGAGCATCTGCTGGTTGTCGTGTTCGACGTAGTCCTCAGAGGGGCCATCCGTGATGCGACCGCCACACGAGACACACTGGCCCTGCCGGCAGGCGTAGGGGAGGTCCCAGCCCTGGTCCTCGCCCTGATCGAGGATCGGCTCGTTGTTCGCGAGTTCGATCGTCTCGCCCTGCTTGACGAACTCGACCTCGTAGTACTCGATCTCGTCCTCGGGGATGTCGCCCGGTCCCGCGGCTTGTTCCTCGCCGCCCTCTTCGAGTTCGCCCTCGGCGCCCTCGGCGCCGCCGACGGCCGCGGCGGCCCCGCCACCGCCGCCGATCGCTCGGTTCATCGGTTCGGGGAAGTCCGTCTCGGGGACGGTCGCCGCGCGGCGTTCGAGGACCTCCTCGGCGATGTCCTCGGAGGCGGGTCGTTCGGTGCCCCTCGCGTAGTGGAGCGCGACCGCGGTGAGGGTCAGAAGGGCCCCGATCGATACCGAGAATGCGTCTACCATATGCACGGGGCTACGGAAGGGTGGGTTAAGGGTATTTTGATCCGCCCGAGTCACCCGATACGGCGCACGAGGACGGCGCTTGCGAGGAAACACCCGATCTGTCCGGCGTAGGCCACCCGGTAGCTCGCGAACTCCGCGACGAACCCGGTATAGAGGGGCCCGAAACTGCCGACGCCGAAGAAGACCGCCCGGCTCAGCCCGTAAGTCCCCGCCCAGCGAGTCGGGCGCCAGACGGGCCATCAGATACGCGTTCATTACCGGCCAGAAGCTCATCAACCCGACGGCAAAGAGGACGATCCCCGCGCCCACGGCGAGCGGGTGGCCCGCGAGGACGAACAGCGACAGCCCGGTCGCGCCGATCACGGGGGCGGCCCCGCCGATCCGATGGTGGCCGAATCGGTCGCCCAACTCGCCGATGGTCGGGCTGATCGCCAGCCCGATCAGGAAGATCGCCACGAACGCCCCGGTCGCGGGAACCGGCCCGTAGCCCTTCCCGACGCGCAGGTAGGTCGGAAGGAAGCTGACGGCGGCCTGCCAGACGAACATGTACAGGCAGAACAGCGCCAGCACGCGACGGAGCTGCCGGGAGGCGAACAGCCGTCGAACCGTCCCACGGGCGTCGAGGTCGATCGGTGAAATCACGTAGGGCTCCCCGCGCCAGCGGTGGAGCAGCGCACCGATGACCCCGAGTCCGCCGGCGACCGGGAGGAAGGCGACGCGCCAACTGGCGAGCGAAACCGCGATAGCGGCCAGCCCGCCGGCGAGCGCGCTGCCGAGGCTATAGGAGGCGGCGATGACGCCGAGCGCGCGGCCCCGGCGGTCGGCGAAGGACTCGAAGACCAGCGCCATGTTCGTCGGCTCGTAGAGCCCGACGCCACAGCCGACGACCGCGAGACCGGCGAAGAAGACGGGGACGGTCGGGGCGCTCGCGACGACGAGGAAGCCGACGACCAGCACCGCGGTACTCGCGACGAGCACCGTCTTGCGCGAGAGGAGATCCGAGGACCGACCGCCGGGATACATCGCCAGAGCGCCACAGGACCACATCAGCGTCAGCCCCGCGCCCGCAGCCGAGGACGTGATATCGAACTCCTCGATGATCGCGGGCAGCGCGGGCGAGATCACCAACTGGCCGGCCAACAGCGTCGCGACCCCCAGCGAGAGGACCGAGAGCAGCCGACCGCGGCCGGCGTCGATCGGGGAGGAGGGCGAATCGTTCACGGACGATAGGTGTGATATGAAGGTGTTTCGGCGTTTCGTTCCGGGGAACCGCTATGGGAGTACTCCACGAACCCGAGGCATGGAGATCGAGATCCTGCTGTACGAGGGGTTCGACGAACTCGACGCGATCGGGCCCTACGAGACCTTTCAGACGGCGGCCGAGGCCGGCGGCGACCTCGCCGCCTCGCTGGTGACCCACCACCCCACCGAACGGATCACGGCGAGCCACGGCCTGCGGGTCGAACCCGACGGCGAACTCAGCGAGCCGGACCTGCTGGTGGTTCCCGGCGGCGGGTGGAGCGACCGGAACGACCGCGGGACGTGGGGGGAGTACGAGCGAAACGACATCCCGCCGCTGCTCGCCGAGCGATACGATCGGGGGGCGACCGTCGCCTCGGTCTGTACCGGCGCGATGCTTTCGGAGCGAGCCGGACTGCTCGACGGACGACCTGCGATCACACACGCGAGCGCGCTCGACGACCTCCGGGAGACGGCCGCCGAGGTCGTCGAAAACGTCGAAAATGCCGGCGAGAAACGCATCACCTCCGGTCGCACGAACGAGGCAGTGCCCCGCGTTGTGGACAGCGAGGAACACGGTCCCTCTGGCCCCACGAGCGAGACAGTGCCTCGCGTCGTGGACGACGGCGACCTCCTGACGGCGGGCGGGGTCACCTCGGGGATCGACCTGGCGCTGTGGCTCCTCGAACGAGAACTGAGCGGTGGCCTCGCCGAGGAGGTGGCGACGACCCTGGAGTACGAGCGCGGCGCGGTCTATCGGTCCTGATCGCGCCGGGCGACCTCGTGGCGGCCGAAGCCGTAGCGAAGCCGGTTGGCGAGTCGCCGGGAGAACCGCCCCTCCTCTGGCGCGCGCGAGCCAAAGCGCTCCGAAAGCGCCTGATAGATCAACGGCAGGGCGATCTCCTGTTCGAGGGCCTCCTGGACGGTCCAGGTACCGGTCGAACCGCCGGCGACGTAGTCCTCGACGTCCCCCAGGTCGACCCCCTCCTCACGGAAGGCCTCCTCACAGAGTTCGAGCAGCCACGAGCGGATGACGGCGCCGTTGTTCCAGGTCCGGGCGACGCTCTCCAGATCGAGGTCGTAGCGTCCCTCCGCGAGGAGTTCGAAGCCCTCGCCGTAGGTCTGCATCAGGGCGTACTCGACGCCGTTGTGCACCATCTTCACGTAGTGGCCCGCCCCCGCAGGCCCCATCCGGTCGTGGCCCGCCGGGCCGGTCGCGATGGCGTCGAAGGCAGGAGCGAACTCGTCGTAGGCCCACTGGGGGCCGCCGACCATGAGCGAGAAGCCCGCCTCGGCGCTGGCGGGCCCCCCACTGGTCCCACAGTCGAGGTAGGCGGCGTCGGTCGCGTCGCTTCGCTCAACAGAGCGCTCGAAATGCGAGTTCCCGCCGTCGACGACGATATCGTCCGCTCCGAGGTGAGGGTCGAGTTCGTCGAGCGTGGCGTCGACGGCCTCGCCGGCAGGGACCATCAGCCAGATCCGTTTTTCCTCCCCGAGTCGCTCGGCCAGATCCGCGATCGAGTCGGCGGGG
The DNA window shown above is from Halalkalicoccus jeotgali B3 and carries:
- a CDS encoding 2Fe-2S iron-sulfur cluster-binding protein codes for the protein MVDAFSVSIGALLTLTAVALHYARGTERPASEDIAEEVLERRAATVPETDFPEPMNRAIGGGGGAAAAVGGAEGAEGELEEGGEEQAAGPGDIPEDEIEYYEVEFVKQGETIELANNEPILDQGEDQGWDLPYACRQGQCVSCGGRITDGPSEDYVEHDNQQMLDENELDEGYTLTCVAYPRGEFSIETDETP
- a CDS encoding DJ-1/PfpI family protein; the encoded protein is MEIEILLYEGFDELDAIGPYETFQTAAEAGGDLAASLVTHHPTERITASHGLRVEPDGELSEPDLLVVPGGGWSDRNDRGTWGEYERNDIPPLLAERYDRGATVASVCTGAMLSERAGLLDGRPAITHASALDDLRETAAEVVENVENAGEKRITSGRTNEAVPRVVDSEEHGPSGPTSETVPRVVDDGDLLTAGGVTSGIDLALWLLERELSGGLAEEVATTLEYERGAVYRS
- a CDS encoding decarboxylating 6-phosphogluconate dehydrogenase — encoded protein: MQLGVVGLGRMGLIVADRFLEGGHDVVAYDLDEAAVERAREAGATPADSIADLAERLGEEKRIWLMVPAGEAVDATLDELDPHLGADDIVVDGGNSHFERSVERSDATDAAYLDCGTSGGPASAEAGFSLMVGGPQWAYDEFAPAFDAIATGPAGHDRMGPAGAGHYVKMVHNGVEYALMQTYGEGFELLAEGRYDLDLESVARTWNNGAVIRSWLLELCEEAFREEGVDLGDVEDYVAGGSTGTWTVQEALEQEIALPLIYQALSERFGSRAPEEGRFSRRLANRLRYGFGRHEVARRDQDR